In Candidatus Hamiltonella defensa 5AT (Acyrthosiphon pisum), one genomic interval encodes:
- a CDS encoding type III secretion apparatus protein OrgA/MxiK, translating into MLKITALDKVLFDPVSYFHHTWFHLPARFNRPSSKSIWNDLLIEQYELEVKRPVIKNTSVAEKWLTHWFYLPQIAFIMACQRHRTILLKKGMLLRLPLWVQQFAKLEMVEALPYQFNQKMNFLQLLAYGAKELSLWEKELPGAISQRMPFLFPFSMNAVLDFDRKISPNLLFINLAIQHVKKNPQSLAFIGA; encoded by the coding sequence ATGTTGAAGATCACTGCATTGGATAAAGTGTTATTTGATCCGGTATCCTATTTTCATCACACCTGGTTTCATTTACCTGCGAGATTTAATAGGCCTTCATCCAAATCGATATGGAATGATTTATTAATCGAACAATATGAATTAGAGGTGAAACGCCCGGTGATTAAAAATACCAGTGTGGCAGAAAAATGGTTAACTCATTGGTTCTACCTGCCTCAAATTGCTTTTATTATGGCTTGCCAGAGGCATCGCACTATTTTACTGAAAAAAGGCATGTTATTGCGTTTACCATTATGGGTTCAGCAATTTGCAAAACTTGAAATGGTCGAGGCATTGCCTTATCAATTTAACCAGAAGATGAATTTTTTGCAGTTATTGGCTTACGGTGCGAAAGAATTAAGTTTATGGGAGAAGGAATTGCCTGGAGCAATATCACAAAGAATGCCTTTTTTATTCCCTTTTTCTATGAACGCTGTTTTGGATTTTGATCGAAAAATATCCCCTAACTTATTATTTATCAATTTGGCCATTCAACATGTCAAAAAAAATCCCCAATCTCTCGCCTTTATCGGCGCGTGA
- a CDS encoding HrpE/YscL family type III secretion apparatus protein, with the protein MSKKIPNLSPLSAREGVLLTYAQIQQHKRAKNILNEAYRNAKKIIRQAEEDAEKIQKQAYMDGYQQGVMSAIKHIVGYMNNTKNLMHQLNLDLEDHARQIFSTALDHPDILIVLLDEWLNTLPSQNEGSQSVLHLIFPEKSKIEKKTCGFITFFE; encoded by the coding sequence ATGTCAAAAAAAATCCCCAATCTCTCGCCTTTATCGGCGCGTGAAGGCGTATTACTGACTTATGCTCAGATCCAGCAGCATAAGCGCGCCAAAAATATTTTGAATGAAGCATATCGAAATGCAAAAAAAATCATTCGACAGGCAGAAGAAGATGCAGAAAAAATACAGAAACAAGCTTATATGGACGGCTATCAGCAAGGGGTTATGAGCGCTATTAAGCATATAGTAGGGTATATGAATAATACTAAAAATTTAATGCATCAATTAAATCTTGATTTAGAAGATCATGCTCGACAAATTTTCTCTACCGCTCTGGATCATCCTGATATTTTAATCGTTTTACTGGATGAATGGTTAAATACATTGCCTTCACAAAACGAAGGCTCCCAGTCTGTCTTGCATTTGATTTTTCCAGAAAAATCGAAAATCGAAAAAAAAACATGCGGATTTATTACATTTTTTGAATGA
- a CDS encoding EscF/YscF/HrpA family type III secretion system needle major subunit has translation MADSTVSINLEKSSEDLRKDPGMIKAMNAIIADTGGDTYIKAHTDAFAQKIITSEAQYKTHLNALEKAPSDPVALSNVQRSLSALQMMINAQTNAIKKFTDNAMAIINNFR, from the coding sequence ATGGCAGACAGTACAGTCAGCATCAATTTAGAAAAAAGCAGTGAAGATTTGAGGAAAGATCCGGGAATGATAAAGGCTATGAATGCAATAATTGCAGACACAGGAGGAGACACATATATAAAAGCACACACAGATGCCTTTGCTCAAAAAATTATAACTTCGGAAGCTCAATATAAAACACACTTAAATGCCTTGGAGAAAGCCCCTTCTGATCCCGTGGCTTTATCAAACGTGCAAAGAAGCCTGAGTGCGCTTCAAATGATGATCAATGCACAAACCAACGCCATCAAAAAATTCACTGACAATGCGATGGCGATTATTAATAACTTCCGTTAG
- a CDS encoding EscJ/YscJ/HrcJ family type III secretion inner membrane ring protein translates to MRFVICFCFIGLLVGCKEQNLLKGLDQQQANEVSALLLRHNIPAQKTDQLKEGYSISVNPEDFVAAVGLIKTYNLPSKPRVEISQMFPGDSLISSPRQEKARLYSGIEQRLEQSLQSMRGIVTARVHVSYDLDSGEGGRKTPAIHLSSLVNHDQGMDTSLLIGDVKRFLKNSFNDLDYENISVILSEQAPMQHQAPVQKAAQVNYSLIYTMMALLFLISSFLLFTKFSFLREKIENFVSKSKENKK, encoded by the coding sequence ATACGTTTCGTGATTTGTTTTTGCTTTATAGGGCTTTTAGTCGGCTGTAAAGAGCAGAATTTGCTCAAAGGGCTAGATCAACAACAAGCCAATGAGGTTTCTGCATTATTATTGCGTCATAATATTCCCGCTCAAAAAACAGACCAACTCAAAGAGGGGTATAGCATCAGTGTGAACCCTGAGGATTTTGTCGCTGCGGTAGGTTTAATTAAAACCTATAATTTACCTTCTAAACCGAGAGTCGAAATTTCTCAAATGTTTCCTGGCGATTCTTTGATTTCCTCTCCTCGACAAGAGAAAGCCCGTTTATACTCGGGCATAGAACAGCGGCTTGAACAATCATTACAAAGCATGAGGGGCATTGTGACAGCCAGGGTTCATGTGAGCTATGACCTTGATTCAGGAGAAGGGGGTCGCAAAACGCCGGCCATACATCTATCTTCATTAGTGAATCACGATCAAGGGATGGATACCAGCTTGTTAATTGGGGATGTCAAACGTTTTTTGAAAAACAGTTTCAATGATTTGGATTATGAAAACATTTCAGTGATTCTGTCAGAACAAGCCCCAATGCAGCACCAGGCGCCCGTTCAAAAAGCAGCTCAAGTTAATTACAGCTTGATTTATACGATGATGGCGTTGCTTTTTTTGATAAGCAGTTTTTTATTATTTACAAAATTCTCCTTCTTAAGAGAAAAGATAGAAAATTTTGTCTCTAAAAGTAAGGAAAATAAAAAATAG
- the sctI gene encoding type III secretion system inner rod subunit SctI, which yields MQNIAHIRKIASEALSVTESTPSVVSLEDRLIHNYAQSMVELADQKMDLKSRLTDLNRLMDPKLSIRDQEDLSKHNIELSALSTLVRKATSAIETVLRA from the coding sequence ATGCAAAATATAGCCCATATTAGAAAAATAGCGTCAGAGGCGCTGAGTGTCACAGAAAGCACACCAAGCGTGGTCTCTCTGGAAGATAGGCTAATCCACAACTATGCTCAATCGATGGTCGAACTGGCTGATCAAAAAATGGACCTAAAGAGCCGTTTAACGGATTTAAATAGATTGATGGATCCCAAACTGTCGATCAGAGATCAAGAAGATTTATCAAAACATAATATCGAGCTGAGTGCATTATCGACGCTGGTTAGAAAGGCAACCAGTGCTATTGAGACGGTGTTAAGAGCATGA